GTTATCTTTTATCCCTGCTTGTCGGGCAACTTCTTGAATCATCCGGTACGCTTGTTGCCTAGTAATGGGAGCCGAGCCTTTCTTTGATTTAAATAAAAAATCGTCTGATGTATAAGCAGTGTGAGAAAGGTGAAGCTTAAGAGCATCTTTCACACGAGCATTCAAAAATATCGTGTTACCACGAATGCTAATAAAAGATGTTAATGTCTCTCCTTCAATCAACATATCGCCAAATGTGAGGGGGAGCATCTCACTAATACGTAATCCGGTATTAATGCCGAGTACAAATAAAAGGTGGTCCCGTGTTGATCTTAGCTTAAGGAGTTTTTTCATTAACCGAATTTTTCGGACATCTTTAATCGGGTGAACGTATTCCATCGTGTCCTCCGTCTATATAATGTGTCATAACTCTACTTTAACATATTGTTATGTAACTTTAAAAA
The genomic region above belongs to Bacillus sp. A301a_S52 and contains:
- a CDS encoding tyrosine-type recombinase/integrase, with the protein product MEYVHPIKDVRKIRLMKKLLKLRSTRDHLLFVLGINTGLRISEMLPLTFGDMLIEGETLTSFISIRGNTIFLNARVKDALKLHLSHTAYTSDDFLFKSKKGSAPITRQQAYRMIQEVARQAGIKDNIGTHTLRKTFGYHAYRKGIAISLIQKRFHQSTPAETRRYIDADRFNPIELDVNL